The Magnolia sinica isolate HGM2019 chromosome 9, MsV1, whole genome shotgun sequence genome contains a region encoding:
- the LOC131255069 gene encoding receptor-like protein 7, which produces MALFFSSKNNPAFLILFFLSSLLFLTTQQCNHHHFSALLHLKHRFNFIDDYTLSTLPSWNSNNTDCCSWERITCDGPTGHVISLDLSVLWIRGRIDFESLFRLRSLQKLNLAYNDFDGSPIPSGFDQLTSLTHLNLSWLSFYGQIPLEISRLTSLVSLDLSRSQYWNGSGFQYLKLENPSIGAVVQNLSNLSELYLDWLHFLSKLDLSRNNLSSAVPSFPLHFLSELDLSGNNLSSAVPSFPGSLRKLSLIDLPNFIGNLSTLTSLLLKDCGLHGKFPESVFQLPNLQIIDISGNPLVAINLPEFPQNNTLQQLILSYTGLSGKLPDSLSNLKFLTHLGLSNCNLSGSLPSSLWNLTKLQYLSLSSNKLSGPIPSSYGNELLNLKVINLWNNLLNGTIPSSLLSLPSLQRLDLGGNQLSGQLGEFHSSSQLENLYLDSNKFQGMIPRFIFQLTNLRELYLSSNDFSGVVELGLFQNLKNLYSLDLSDNNLSVQYGSGNSTFVSIPQFGSWLLRSCNICTFPNFLRNQEQLRQLNLSNNKISGEIPKWIWEVGNGSLNSLNLSHNVLWGVEPSPHLSLSYLSVLDISSNKLEGSLPIPPPSIFFFSVSNNNLGGEIPRSICNATSLTVLDLSQNHFIGQIPPCLGEIGGTLSVLNLQGNAFNGTLLQTFKEGCNIQTLDLSENQLKGQVPKSLANCKMLEVLNLGKNQIHDTFPLWLEALSQLRVLVLRSNQFHGTIGHPQAFPLLQIFDLSFNSFEGNLPSNMFKSWKAMIEEDKSQSLVLGKMIDDNRSSIYYQNKVSIVSKGLQMKLVKILTAFTVVDLSENKFHGDIPESIGDLKSLLVLNMSNNDLTGGIPTSFQNLRDLESLDLSHNKLSGEIPWQLTELTFLEVLNLSQNFLVGKIPQSQQFLTFNSESFKENLGLCGPPLSKKCEDAESAPPSALSTLQSERKYDWELMWIGFGVGHGVGVGMLFWTLALWRKGRREFYIFIDRMFFLIFPSMVFPK; this is translated from the exons AtggctctcttcttttcttctaaaAACAACCCAGCATTTCTCATTCTCTTCTTTTTATCATCTCTCCTCTTTCTCACTACCCAACAATGCAACCATCATCACTTCTCTGCTTTACTCCACCTCAAGCATCGTTTTAACTTCATTGATGATTACACCCTCTCTACTCTCCCCTCTTGGAATTCAAACAATACCGATTGCTGCTCTTGGGAACGCATCACGTGCGATGGACCCACTGGTCACGTGATCAGCCTCGACCTCAGTGTCCTTTGGATCAGGGGTCGGATTGATTTCGAAAGCCTCTTTCGCCTTCGAAGCCTGCAGAAGCTCAACCTCGCTTACAATGATTTTGATGGCTCTCCAATCCCATctgggtttgaccagctcaccagtttgacccatctcaacctctcttGGTTATCCTTTTATGGCCAAATCCCACTGGAAATCTCCCGCTTGACCTCTTTGGTTTCTCTCGATCTTTCTCGCAGTCAATATTGGAATGGTTCTGGATTTCAATACctgaaactcgaaaacccaagcaTTGGAGCAGTcgtccaaaacctgtccaatctgAGTGAACTCTATCTGGACTGG ctccatttcttatctaAACTCGATCTCAGTCGAAAcaatctctcctctgcagtgcccagcttccca ctccatttcttatctgaacttgACCTCAGTGGAAAcaatctctcctctgcagtgcccagcttcccagGGAGTCTCCGCAAGTTGAGCTTAATAGATT TGCCCAATTTCATAGGGAACTTATCCACATTGACGTCCCTGCTCCTTAAAGATTGTGGATTGCATGGAAAATTCCCTGAGAGTGTTTTCCAGCTGCCAAATCTACAAATCATTGACATATCAGgcaatccacttgtagctatcaatttGCCGGAGTTCCCTCAAAACAATACTCTACAGCAATTGATCCTTTCATACACTGGATTATCAGGAAAGTTACCAGATTCTCTCAGTAATCTCAAATTCTTGACTCATTTAGGCCTCAGCAATTGCAACTTGTCAGGATCATTACCATCCTCACTTTGGAACCTTACCAAACTGCAATATCTGTCTCTTTCATCGAATAAATTGAGCGGCCCAATTCCTTCTTCATATGGAAACGAGCTTCTGAATCTCAAAGTGATCAACTTATGGAATAATTTGCTTAATGggaccattccatcatcattgcTTTCACTTCCATCATTACAAAGGTTGGATCTGGGAGGTAACCAACTTAGCGGTCAACTTGGCGAGTTCCACTCTTCTTCACAGCTGGAGAATCTCTATTTGGATAGCAATAAATTTCAGGGGATGATACCCAGATTTATCTTTCAACTTACCAACCTTCGAGAACTTTACCTTTCTTCCAATGATTTCAGTGGTGTTGTGGAGCTAGGCTTATTTCAAAACCTCAAAAACCTTTACTCTCTGGATCTTTCAGATAACAACTTGTCAGTCCAATATGGCAGTGGTAATTCCACATTTGTTTCCATCCCCCAGTTTGGATCTTGGCTGTTACGTTCTTGCAACATCTGCACATTTCCAAATTTCTTGAGAAATCAAGAGCAGTTGAGGCAATTAAACCTTTCCAACAATAAAATTAGTGGTGAAATACCCAAATGGATATGGGAGGTTGGCAATGGGTCTTTAAACTCTTTAAATCTTTCTCACAATGTTCTGTGGGGAGTAGAACCATCTCCCCATCTTTCGTTGAGTTACTTAAGTGTTCTAGACATTAGCTCCAACAAGCTAGAAGGCTCACTTCCTATCCCACCACCTtccatctttttcttttcagtttcaaACAATAACcttggtggtgaaatccctcgATCAATTTGCAATGCAACATCCCTAACAGTCCTTGATTTATCTCAAAATCACTTCATTGGTCAGATTCCACCATGTTTGGGTGAGATTGGTGGTACCCTTAGCGTGTTGAATCTTCAAGGAAATGCTTTCAATGGCACCTTACTTCAGACATTTAAAGAGGGATGTAACATACAAACGCTTGATCTCAGTGAAAATCAATTGAAGGGCCAAGTGCCAAAGTCTTTGGCCAATTGCAAAATGTTGGAGGTATTAAACCTTGGAAAAAATCAAATACATGACACCTTCCCTTTATGGTTGGAAGCTTTGTCCCAGTTGCGTGTTCTCgtcttgagatccaaccaatttcaTGGCACCATTGGGCATCCTCAAGCTTTTCCACTGTTACAAATTTTCGACCTCTCTTTCAATAGCTTTGAGGGTAATTTGCCATCAAATATGTTCAAGAGTTGGAAGGCAATGATAGAAGAGGACAAATCCCAATCTTTGGTCCTTGGCAAAATGATAGACGATAACAGAAGTTCCATATACTATCAAAACAAAGTGTCTATAGTCAGCAAAGGGCTACAGATGAAACTAGTAAAGATCCTTACGGCCTTTACTGTAGTGGATCTCtcggaaaacaaatttcatggggATATCCCAGAATCAATTGGGGATCTAAAGTCACTCCTTGTGCTCAATATGTCCAACAATGATTTAACCGGTGGAATTCCAACATCGTTTCAGAATCTAAGGGATCTAGAGTCATTAGATCTCTCACATAATAAATTGTCTGGAGAGATCCCTTGGCAGCTAACAGAGCTAACATTCCTTGAAGTGTTGAATCTCTCACAAAATTTTCTCGTAGGAAAAATACCACAAAGCCAACAGTTTCTTACATTTAACAGCGAATCATTCAAAGAGAACTTAGGATTGTGTGGACCTCCACTATCAAAGAAATGCGAAGATGCAGAGAGTGCACCACCGTCCGCTCTGTCAACATTGCAATCTGAAAGGAAATATGATTGGGAATTAATGTGGATAGGATTTGGAGTTGGACATGGAGTAGGTGTAGGGATGCTTTTCTGGACCCTAGCACTTTGGAGGAAGGGAAGGAGAGAATTCTATATATTTATTGATAGAatgtttttcttaatttttcctTCCATGGTGTTTCCTAAATAG